A segment of the Symmachiella macrocystis genome:
ATTGGAAGCTCAGCCCGATGGATTATGAAGCGATGCAGCGTTGGGACGATTACACCAAAGCCCGCGACGGCATGTTTCTATTCACCGACACCCACCATGCCCCCTGGACGATCATCCGCTCCGACGACAAACGCCGCGCCCGCATCGGCGCCATGCAGGAGTTTTTGAACCGGCTGCCTTATCCTGACAAAAACGAATCAATCGCCGTAGCACCCGACCCGCTCATCGTCGGCCCCGTCTCAACCATGCTACCGCTGGAAGGCCGTTTCATGTTCGCTGAACAGAAGTGAAGAGTAGACGTGAGGATTGAGGAGACAGGCGTGAGGGAATGTAGGGTGCGCCGCGACGCACCTTTCTTTGCAGGACGATAGATTGTCCCCACGAACCAATTCGCCGCACACCTGTTGCTGAAATGGATTTAGCGACAGAGCTTGAGTGATCGTTCCCCGTTTGTCTCTTGTTCACTATCTGGATTGCGTTTACCGTGCGCGATTGGGAGAACACACCTTTCTTGTGCGAGAAAGGTGCGTCACGACGCATGCTACAAAACTAAAACTCTTTCTGGAGACGGTGGTCTATGCCGACGTTGATCAACCAACCGACCGTTGTTGAAGCAGCAGGGAATTTGCCCAAGGAAATTCAGGAATTCGCTGGGCGGGTGAACACGGGGCAATCGGATGTGAGCGTCGCCCGAATGGTTTCGCCGGCCGGTTGGGTGGAACCGGGACAGCGACCGCAGTTTCAAGAAATCTCCGTCGTGATTCGCGGTACGTTGCACGTCGAACACGAAACCGGGGAGTTAGATGTCCAGGTCGGCCAAGCCGTTGTGGCACAGCCGGGGGAATGGGTGCGGTATAGCACGCCGGGTGAGGGCGGAGCGGAGTACATCGCCGTTTGCCTACCGGCATTTTCTCCCGACACCGTACACCGCGACTCGGCTTGCGATTCACCGCCGCCGTCTTAGAATGCCAGTCGCATCGTAATCTTTTTGTATCGCTTATATGGGCGAGGGCAAATTATACGTACTAAGCGACAATGGTGCGTCATGACGCATCCTACACACGCGGCACAGCATACTAGAGGGAACGACATTGAGAACCAAAATTACCGGTCCGTTGGTGCGGCTTTCTGCTGGGGAAGCGACGATTGCCGTGGGGGCGTTTGAATATGAAGTCTTCATTCCCGAATTCGTGCGACGACAGTTGCAGTCGAAAATTGGTGAAGAAGTCAGCTTAAAGACCATCGAATACATCGAAGGCAATCCGCAAAAAGGCCGCCTTACGCCGCGACTGATCGGATTTGCCAACGACGTCGAGCGGGAGTTCTTCGACGCGATTTGTTCCGTCGACGGCGTGGGCGTCAAAAAGGCGTTGCGGGCGATCGTCCGACCGGTTCGCGAAGTGGCGACCGCTATTGAGGAACAAGACGTCAAACAACTCAGCGCGCTACCCGGCATCGGCCCGGCGGTCGCCGAACGCATCGTCGCCAAACTGCGTCGCAAGATGGCGAAATTCGCACTGATGATCGAACGCGACTTCCCCGACGACAAGAGCACCGACGGCGACATCCTCACCGAGGCCTACGAAGCCCTGCTCAGCCTAGGACACTCCACCGCCGACGCCCGTCTGAAAATCGAAACGG
Coding sequences within it:
- a CDS encoding cupin domain-containing protein, producing the protein MPTLINQPTVVEAAGNLPKEIQEFAGRVNTGQSDVSVARMVSPAGWVEPGQRPQFQEISVVIRGTLHVEHETGELDVQVGQAVVAQPGEWVRYSTPGEGGAEYIAVCLPAFSPDTVHRDSACDSPPPS
- the ruvA gene encoding Holliday junction branch migration protein RuvA — encoded protein: MRTKITGPLVRLSAGEATIAVGAFEYEVFIPEFVRRQLQSKIGEEVSLKTIEYIEGNPQKGRLTPRLIGFANDVEREFFDAICSVDGVGVKKALRAIVRPVREVATAIEEQDVKQLSALPGIGPAVAERIVAKLRRKMAKFALMIERDFPDDKSTDGDILTEAYEALLSLGHSTADARLKIETVAESGKKFKSIEDLLAEVYRQQK